The proteins below come from a single Streptomyces sp. MRC013 genomic window:
- a CDS encoding alpha-2,8-polysialyltransferase family protein, which produces MTVQLLYASSLYGAATLAAALDSGRLPGAGRRVLLVANNAPVPETAPPLDRMPGFERLRGRFDSVLSWNEAIAPLHPAGWTPRPDDVPLWERYLRLLWGLGDERVELVVESLQVAPALALARLFPDAPLDVYADGLMSYGPTRVRLDPLVGERVRRVLHPELVPGLRPLLLAEFGAEPVVVPEGGFTGVLDELAGPEGLPEVPDRGGALLLGQYLAALDLLSPAEEEESHLRMVRGAVALGHRRLVFKPHPVAPPSWTRTLEREAEALGAELTVLERPVLAEVVFRRMRPDLVVGCFSTALFTAARFHGIPVARTGTGLLLERLTPYENSNRVPATLADVLLPDLDAGAAGPARAADAEVTALVEAVGYAMRPRVRPDLRPAAERYLSGAGPEHVARYFRRRRLTALGLPGGLPASGSRTARRLVRRALRRSPRLRSLGRRLVS; this is translated from the coding sequence GCGACGCTCGCCGCCGCCCTGGACTCCGGCCGCCTGCCGGGGGCCGGGCGGCGGGTGCTGCTGGTGGCGAACAACGCGCCGGTGCCCGAGACGGCGCCGCCGCTCGACCGGATGCCGGGCTTCGAGCGGCTGCGCGGCCGGTTCGACTCGGTGCTGTCCTGGAACGAGGCGATCGCGCCGCTCCACCCGGCCGGCTGGACGCCCCGCCCCGACGACGTGCCGCTGTGGGAGCGGTACCTGCGGCTGCTGTGGGGGCTGGGCGACGAGCGGGTCGAGCTGGTGGTGGAGTCGTTGCAGGTGGCGCCCGCACTGGCGCTGGCGCGGCTGTTCCCCGACGCGCCGCTCGACGTGTACGCGGACGGGCTGATGAGTTACGGCCCGACCCGGGTGCGGCTCGACCCGCTGGTCGGGGAGCGGGTGCGGCGGGTGCTGCACCCGGAGCTGGTGCCGGGCCTGCGGCCGCTGCTGCTGGCGGAGTTCGGCGCCGAGCCGGTGGTGGTGCCGGAGGGCGGGTTCACCGGGGTGCTGGACGAGCTGGCCGGGCCCGAGGGGCTGCCGGAGGTGCCGGACCGGGGCGGCGCGCTGCTGCTGGGGCAGTACCTGGCCGCGCTGGACCTCCTCTCCCCCGCCGAGGAGGAGGAGTCGCACCTGCGGATGGTGCGGGGCGCCGTCGCCCTCGGACACCGCCGGCTGGTGTTCAAGCCGCACCCGGTGGCCCCGCCGTCCTGGACGCGGACGCTGGAGCGGGAGGCGGAGGCGCTGGGCGCGGAGCTGACGGTGCTGGAGCGGCCGGTGCTGGCGGAGGTCGTGTTCCGGCGGATGCGGCCCGACCTGGTGGTGGGCTGCTTCTCGACGGCACTGTTCACGGCGGCCCGCTTCCACGGCATCCCGGTGGCGCGGACCGGCACCGGTCTGCTGCTGGAGCGGCTCACGCCGTACGAGAACAGCAACCGGGTGCCGGCGACCCTCGCCGACGTGCTCCTCCCCGACCTGGACGCGGGCGCGGCCGGGCCGGCGCGGGCGGCGGACGCGGAGGTGACCGCGCTGGTCGAGGCGGTGGGGTACGCGATGCGGCCCCGGGTGCGCCCCGACCTGCGCCCGGCGGCCGAGCGGTACCTGTCGGGCGCCGGGCCGGAGCACGTGGCGCGGTACTTCCGGCGCCGCAGGCTCACCGCCCTGGGGCTGCCGGGCGGCCTGCCGGCCTCCGGCAGCCGCACCGCCCGCCGCCTCGTCCGCCGGGCCTTGCGCCGCTCCCCCCGCCTCCGCTCCCTGGGCCGCCGCCTGGTGTCCTGA